TGTAAATACTTTCAGTCAAGTGCAGTACTTTATTATCCCCCGACCCGCAACGAGCAGGATGGTAAATGTGGTGGAAGTCGATATTAAAGGAGACGTGACTGTGGATGTCTGGCAACAGTTCCCTATAACCCTCTCGCTTGCCATAGTACCAATTAAGTCTTTAGGCACCATGACAGGTACTGTATTGTCTACCCTAAATAATCATGGACTGTGATATGTTATTTAATCAGGCTTCTTTGTCCGTGTTTTATTAATGGTCTATCCATTGAAGCCTTTAATTTAGGTACTGCCTCCCTTGATATTAATTAACCTTGAATCTGTGTTCTTAAAGGACACAAATCAATTTCTACAAAATTTTGGTCTAAATTAAAGGTCGGGTTACGTGAGTTACCAACACTGAGTTTCAATTCCTGAGCCCATTGTCCCTGTGAGAACTCTTACACTGCCACTCATGGgatagtatggggtgcataataaactaatcAACCTTATTATCTTTGTatggggagtgaggggagggtgagagtaaggggagagtgaggggaggggaaggggatgaGCGGAGGGGTAGGGGatgaagggaggggaagggggtaaggagagggtgagagtgagggggagtgagggacatagagagggggagggacaTAGAGGGAGGGACATaaagggagagagggtgagggacatagagggagagagggtggaagGATATTGATATTGTTTAGATTTAGGTCTGGGGCTAGGTACAAAAACTATTTAGGACTGAGTAAGGTATTAGAACCAGTTAGGCTATCATCACTTTGTTGTGCCTTCATTATCAAGATGACCCCATGGAATACTGTGTAAGGAAGTAATAAACTTTTTTTCCTATTCTTCCATATGCTGTACACTGTATCTTGTCGTTACTGTTACAAACCATTTGCCATATCATTGAATCCCGTTTGCAGCTTCCAGAATTACAAGTTTTATAATTGGGGATCATAACAATGTACTTGCTTGCTTTTAACATGTGTTAACACATGAGTAAGATAGGATAGTGTGTTAAGGTAAATATGAGAGTTGAAAGAATTGCTGCAGTCTCTTAAATAATGTTGAATGTTCGTTGATTACTAATAACATTAAGCAATTTCAAATTgagaaataaattaataaaacatTATTTGATGGCTACAATTTATTGATTACTTCTTTTATTTATTGCAGAGTGCCCAGAACCGCCTGCTGATCAAGGGTGGTAGAGTAGTCAATGATGACATGATGCAGGATGCCGACGTTTATATAGAGGACGGCATCATTAAGTGAGTATTTGTTCCCCAGATTGTGTATGTGCAAGTTCATATGATCTTCAGTTAAATGGAATAGTTCCAGTTTCAGGAACAGAAAGCCTGTACTAAGGTCATTAagggcccctcccccccccccaacagatcaattctgactgttccatgAGAAGACCCCACAATAATTGCCAAACTCCCAGATACCAATTTCACAGCtaagtgaacagaagcatcaggcaaAAGGAAATATGCCCAACTGTTTATGTCCTGTCTGAGGATTGAATCAAAGTCCCCCTCATTTGTGAGCCGAGGAtatagaccactgtgctacaggaccCATCTACTGTATTTTCTGAGCTTAAAGGAAACACGCCTGGCATGGGGACTTTTAATAATAAATTCATAGTATATAGTAATATACAAAAAGGTAAATATTATAAAGGGGGCCACTGTAATTGAATTAAAATTAaagtaataaatattataattacagtacgtactaaatattataatatttgcCCCTTTATAATATTTATAGTAATTTGCAGTAAACGTACATTAAAGTTACAAGTAAAACTTAATTAAGTAATTAACTTTACAAGAAGAACTTAAGTAATATAGTTTCATAAAACatgattaatatatataaataagtaacTTACATAACGAACATAATAGCAAGTAACTAAGTAATCATTAAAATAAGTAACAAAGTAACTATTTACATAGTTACAAGTAGGAGAAACTTAATTGTTACAAAGTACAAATTACAGATATGCTTAGTTGACTTGTATGTGCTTACAACGTAGCTTTCCCGTAACTCATATTGTACAGAAAGAAATTGAACTTAATAAGCCTTACATTGGCTTGTAATTAAGATGTAGACGAGTTAGGGTAGTTTAACTAAGCTATGCAATTAGGTTCCACTTCACACAAACGTATCACTTTGGAGGGTTCCAACGGAGCACCCCCAACCACCAGGCTAGCTGGCACAGAAACTCCCAACCCGAAGGGCAAACGGAAGCTTCTCTGGTAAAATGTATGAATGTGtgatttttgtatttatatttaattaatttttttgttGTATCAATGTATCAATGTTTTACAGACAAGTTGGCCTCAATCTACATACGCCTGGTGGGACACGGGTAGTGGAAGCCAAGGGTCACCTGGTCATACCAGGTTAGTAAGAATGTCCAATGGTCCAGATATGTACAAAAAAAGTAAGGATTTAGTTTACTTAAATAATAAGTATGCTGTTAAATTTTAGTACTTTGAATTTCTTAAACCCTTTAAAATTAGGCACAGCACTGTATACAGTATTTACTAGCTCTGAAGTAATAGGTAATAAAATATATTTGCATGTAATATGTACCTTTGGAACTTTATTTGGTTAAGATTATGATACAGTATTTCCAGCTACTGTTCAGGTGTACAGTATTAGAATTAAATATTTGACTGGAAGAATGTGTTCATTGCAGCACATGTCCTGTTAACTTACTTCACAGTTCTCCTAGCCAGCATTGGAGGCATTAAGAGAACCAGTGGTACTGAAAGTTTTGTCTAACCATATTTGGTAAGCAACTACAGAGGAATTTTGGAAGTAAGCAGACTATGAGTGTGTATGTAGACCCTAGATTCTGAAGTTTATCTAACCAGAATTTGAGTCGCGTCACAATTCTGTCCAGGCTAAAGAGCGAGTCTCCAAGTCACTTTGGGATGCTCAAGCTCATAACCTGGAGGATCTACTGAGGAGACCCGCCAGAAAGTggtgttttattacattcaatgacAAACAAATGATAGAATTCATCAGAGTCTAGAATTTATTTACTAGCAAACTAGAAAAGGCTGCATATTGTATTAGTATTGTATTTTCCTACTTTGATCAATGTTTTTTCTCCAAATAGGTGGCATTGACACTCACACTCATATGCAGCTGCCTTTCATGGGAACATTTGCTGTGGATGACTTCTATACAGGCACCAGAGCTGCTCTTGCAGGAGGAACCACCATGATTAGTAAGACAAATTTGTTTCTCAATAGTTTTCCCATTGTTTATACAATATAGTGCTCTAAAATATTGTTTTAGATTGATAAAACTatagtaaaaaataaaaaagttttggtggttgtgacggtaacgcgttggtgttcggctgttcaaaagctaggggtatggcctcgtcacatatagaaacaaaaaatagaaaatctgaaactttgtctgtggtaaggtaatgggaagacacaaaacacaagtaaatttaacaatgagattttaattacgttagaaaagcaaaacatgaataaaatggacataaaattcgtatcataaaatcaatcaaaataataagaataatcaaatgacaaaatgaaaagttacgttaagacaagtgagtaataacaattgTATGACAAACaatgtaaataggtgcaggaatattggctttaagctgccacctctcttagtatacgtaagccacagcttagtctaccaacgagacgtgttaacttgttgaaagcactggatattctgagatcGGTAGGttgtgtggccccagacatcaggtagtgtggcgggtggagggcaggtgcaactggacacgcagccaatcagcgatgagcaggcaacagacaggtagtttggtggttcgaggtggagcaggtgttcctggctgcatacgtttgcgctctggcaaaccttggtggtgtatttgttggatatttcttccatattagttttatAGGGATGTATATAGCGACGAACTaggagagaagagcaggctcaatctcttgaaggagattatcgtcacatggTAAATACAGGTTTCAGAAGTGACCATTGTTACTTAAACTGTCTCACCACTTAAATGAGTTGGCTGGAATGCTTTGTGGCTGATAATCATCAAAGATATTTCTTTATGACAATTATGTTAATTAACATctctaatttattatttaaattacattttaatataatttcaaCCCACAGTGGATTTTGCCCTGCCTCAGCGTGGAGAGTCACTGGTAGAGTCTTATCATCGTTGGCGTACATGGGCCGACTCAAAGGTGTGCTGTGACTATGCACTTCATGTCGGAGTCACATGGTGGTCAGACAAGGTAGGAATCTTATTCCttaatattatttataaatataaaaataagatCTTATCAAAGATGTTTATTGCTCATAATTACCTTGCTTTGACATGGGTtccattaattttatttaaacaaTTTCCTACAATGTACAGTATGACTGTTACTCATAAAATTACATTACTTTCATTAACCAATTTTTAGGTAATTTTCAAGTTTACTTAATGACCATCTTTAGACAGAGTTTTACAATTAATGAGGTTCTGAAATCTAATGTAGTATATAAGCTAACAAAATAACTTATTATAATATATGCAGGTGGCTGAAGAGATGCAAGAGTTGACTGAAGAACATGGAATTAACTCCTTCAAAATGTTTATGGCCTATAAAGACACATGGCAGCTAGGGGATGGAGACCTCCTGAAGGCATTTAAAAGCTGCAAGGAACTTGGTGCGCTGGCTCAGGTGCACGCTGAAAATGGGGACATCATAAAAGAGGTCAGCACCTCCAGCCACTTGTGGCATTAATTATTTTATGTAGCACACTTTTATATATTTGTTAGTGAACTAAGGCTCTCATTACTTCCACTAACCTTGCTCCAAAAAGCAAAATTTTttaacctgaatttacctgatggGTAAAATTTAAAATGGGGTAAATTGTACTTTTTCTCATTCCATACATGTATCTGTAcatttgcatgtgtgtgtgttctgaagATTATTTTAGCAAAATTTTGCAAAACCACCTTTTTAATTAATTATCATCAACTGGTGATTTTATTAAAATTTGCACCTTACCATATATAAAAAATTTGCCACTTTTCCacaatttaaaatattttctcaaaGTACTGTATTTCACTTTTCTCACATCATTTGACATTTGTTTACTCTTTTGACCTTACTGTTGCTGCGCTTCTTTCTGGGGGCTTGATTTCTCAGCGAAGATGATCATGTATTCCctttctctctgtgtctgtctgaggAGACCAAGATCAGCCTCTGCTCTCCACAAGGCTTCTAATGACTCATAAGGGCTCATGTGACTTAATAGTGTGGAGCTATCTTAGTGAAGCTAGCAACAGGGAGCAACCATTCCAGAAAAGCATTTTTGCTTTGTTTTGCAATCAATTTCATATCTCAAGAATGGCAGATATCAACAGATTTAATTTCTATGCATTTATGCAAAATAGTTTTACACGACTTCTGATGGTGGTGATTGATATAAAATTAAATGTTCTATCTCTATGTTTAGAACTGTAGGAAACTTCTATCCATGGGCATCACTGGACCGGAAGGACACGAGATGAGCCGCCCAGAAGAAGTTGAGGCAGAGGCAACCAACAGAGCGTGTGTTTTGGCCAATCAGGTGAGTCTCCAACTCCCCCAAAAAATGCAATTAATTAAATTTTAGTCTGTCAATGATCAGgtgttatttttgtttaaatgtaGTTGCTATACTGTTTTATAATTTTGTTACCTTTGTAATATAAAGTTACATATTGCAATACTTTACTGTAACCCTGTTGTAGTCTACGTAGATCTTCATGGTGTTAGCAGATTATTTGATCTTTGATATACCATAATAATTATAAAGTCTTCAACTATGAGTTTTACATTTGaagtttattattatatattttatgagCAAAAACTCTTTTTGTTGCATCCATATATAATAGCAACTGATAATTGCATAATATATCTGAGGGCAGTATTATAAAATTAACTAATTTGTTTTTATCTTGTCCAATTTATTTATCTGATATACTGTAGATTATGTATTATCTGTCTGGGATTATACATTATGTGTTGTTTTTCACTTGGATCCCTCCGTGTGTATCCATAACTACTGTGTCTAAATTTGTCAGTGTCTTTCATGTTAGTGCTTGTGCACGAGGCAGTTTACTGTAAGTTTAAATCACGAGTATTTTGTATTCATTATTCTCGCCTTTATTGTAATGATTCTTTTCATTATACAGTATTGTACTGTTATCCCTTTTATTGTGATGATTCCTTTTATTATACAGTAGTGTATGTTATGATGATTCCATTCATTATTCAGTACAGTACATAACTCCCTTTTATTGTGAGGATTCCATTAATTTCTACAACTTTAATTAATATTTCTTCTTGATTATACTTTATTGTTATTCCTATTTATCATAATTCCTTCTGTTATTCATATTTTATTATTCATTAGTTTATTATGGTTGATGTTTGCTCTCTTCTCAGTGAATGTTTGTATCGTACTATATCATGCAAATGATGCCTGCAGCTTATTCCTTCCCTTTTAATTGTACAGTGGCTTCTGGCATGCACTACTATTGTCTTCATTCTACTTTTATAAGTTGTTGTTCAgagattttaatttattttatgaGGCTGAATGTTAAGCTTTACACATCTAATGATATAATTGAAGATAATGAATTTTAGTTTTTTGTTTCAAATACATTATGTTACAGTACCACTAGTAAATTTGATTCTTGCATTATGATTATGTTGTTATTATTGATCTTGCCAAATCCACTGGACTCAAACTTAGATATATACTTGACCTCTTCCTTCTACACCAACTGGAATTGTTTCATCGGATGTTTGCTctgaattttataccaaacattacGGTATTGTTTGTATTAgttttatatactatatatatgaaactatatattataaatagatataaataaatacataatgtGCTTTTgcacatacagtacagtatttttatatttgaaaaacaaaaaaagttaACTTTTTCGTTGAATTGTTAAGTTTTTAGACATAACAGACACGAGCCTGTTAATGCACCGGCTTGAGCCTCCCGAAGACATTCTATATTTAGTACTGCAATCAAATGCAGTATAACAGTCATAACGGACCAGAATCCTTCCATTGCATTTGGCTTTCCATTTTTAATTTGAGTCCAGTGTAATATAGCAGTCTTTTTCTCTTTATTTTGTGTATACCATTGATACAGTTGACTTCTGATTTTACACAGAGATACAATCAGATGGACCACACACAAATGAACTGCATACATTTTGTAACAAAACCAATAATTgttatataaaaaatgaaaatacTACAGGATACGCACTATACTGTGCTTTCCGTGGCAATGGAAGCAGCATATAGGACTAGGACAGACTACATAAGGCACATGTTCCCTGGTCACCTATTTTTTGACAGAGTAAAGTTACCTTGCCATACTGTTGGcagtgccttcagccgaacaagtctatgtgggtggggacgaggacaggttgacgagtttagcagttaccagggaggatgttcttaaacaaatagttaaataGTTAATAGTTAGTCACACTCAATCCATACATGGATTGAGTGTGACTTCACTGAATATACACTGTCTCTGTGAACAGGGGCAGGTTAAGGCAGTCAAAGGTTATGAAAAGTGTGACTATTGGGGTTGGTGTCCAATCCATGGTCTTCAAGAGTCTCTCGACCTCTACAGTCAGCTGTCTCTCAAACTTTTGTTGCAGTGCCTCCTCTGAGTATTGTAGCAGCTCGTGTAAGAAAAACCATATGGCTAGTTGAGTGTGGCAGGATGGCCCCGAGATCAAGGGAAGTAAATTTGTGACCCTAGTTGTCCACCACACAAGCCTCGAGTAGAAGGTGAAGACAGATTACACTTTGGGAATATTCACTTCTGTGTCCATTCTTACCATGGAAATTAAGTACTGTATAAGCATCTACATGACTTCATGGGGTAAAAGAGAAAGCATATATATGTGTAACTATTGCATCAaaccatatatacacatacataacaAAGCATCAAAGGGACCAATAAGGATGCAAGATTTCCAGTGTTCATTTTAGCTTGAACAAAATAGGCCACCAAGTCGATTCAGACAAGCCTCACTAAATCACTTGTCCCTGAACACTATCCCCTTTACCAAAGATGCATGTTTCTTTTCCTAGAGCCAGAATCCTTAGATTCAAACTTCTATGTGAAGGGAAACGAGGTGTAGATGAATTACTATGCACAAGAAACGCCTGACAGTTTGTCTTTCCCATTAATCCCCTCCCCATTGCCCCTTGCTACTTCAAGGCGATGTCATATAGCTGAAGCTTGTTATTCATATTCAAATAAGTATGAATTTGAGAGAATTCTATTGTATTTGAGAGACCTAGACATTTGATTAATAGGCAGGACCCAGAAGCTGGAGCTTGATCTCTACAAATAATAGTGAGTTTTATTTAAAGTTTTAGCCAAGAAGAAATTGAATACAGTACATGAAAGAATACAATGAAGAGTGACACAATATATAAAAGTACCTGTGGTGTCATAACAAAGGGCCAGGGGCAGTTTGAAGTAAAATTTCCAGTGATCAGGGTATTTTGAAAGGCTGCTCGGGTgcaattctatttttttttattgtgggTGTTTCATAATATGGAAGCTTGCATCTTACTGTGAATGATGCACAGAATGGTAGTGTTTCATTGATATAGTTACTGTGTATTATAGTTATCAAAACATTCATGGAGCACactaaatttttttatatatttaatttttctCTATCATTATTTTCTGTTAAGTTACTTTTCCATGTTATGAtattttttatttactttttcACTTCTTAGGTTGGATGTCCTCTGTATGTAGTGCATGTTATGTCAAAGAGTGCTGCTGATGTAGTTTCCAGTAAGCGAAAGCAGGGCCACATTGTGTTTGGCGAGCCTATTGCTGCCTCTCTGGGAACACATGGCACTCACTACTGGCACAAGTGCTGGCGGCATGCAGCTGCTCATGTGATGGGTCCCCCCCTTAGACCTGATCCAGAAACACCCAAATACCTCATGGATCTGTTGGCAAAgtatgtttataattattattgctcCTATTTTAGCAATGGGGGTTTCATTGTAAGATTtagattaattatttttttatgagaGTTTAGCTCATTCATCATCAGCTTTCGCTCCTGGAATTCAGAACCTTTCATTAAATTCGGTCTTTCTGGAGTCCAGACAGCCTGAATTCGTTAACTTTGTCGATCTCTGCCTTTTATTCAGATGATCTTTCAGATATTATTTATCCTTAGTGTCTATCAGGGAAAGTTTATTTCAGGTTGTGTGTCCTCTTTATATTTGCAATGTAATGAGCAAATCAGCAGCTGCAGCAGTGGGAGAAAATCTTCGAAGAGGCACATTGGTATGGGGCGAGACTATTCTTGCTGCCTTGGGAACTGATGGTTCTCACTACTACAACCCTTGCTGGCAACATGCAGCGGGTCATGTTATGTCTCCCCCTCTGCGTAATGATCCCTCGACTCCCAACGTACTCATGGAGCTTTTGAATGCGTAAGATTGTCATTAGAAACCATGGAATCATTTGCTAGTATTATTTTATTTGGATGCTTTTACCCACCTGCTTCACATCCACAAGCATTACAGTATTTTAGTAATATGTACagtaactacatttgaaatagcaCCAATGGAGCCCGTATATTTATCCATCTTTTGTACTTTCTAttgctttctcccccccccccttcctcctctcttctctccatcttgagttaaaaaaaaattacattaataaattttctgttaaAATCAATTAACATTTATCTAATAATTTACTATAAATTTTAGTACTGAATATGGAAACTTATACCAATTGGCATTTGTTTGTGGAAGCACTATGGTGAGGCAGAAAAAGGTTTATCCTCCCTCCCAGTTAGTTTTTTTTGTAGCTATGTGCACAAAGACTGCCATTTGCTGCAACCCTCCATCATTTGC
This DNA window, taken from Procambarus clarkii isolate CNS0578487 chromosome 40, FALCON_Pclarkii_2.0, whole genome shotgun sequence, encodes the following:
- the CRMP gene encoding dihydropyrimidinase isoform X10 translates to MADSAQNRLLIKGGRVVNDDMMQDADVYIEDGIIKQVGLNLHTPGGTRVVEAKGHLVIPGGIDTHTHMQLPFMGTFAVDDFYTGTRAALAGGTTMIMDFALPQRGESLVESYHRWRTWADSKVCCDYALHVGVTWWSDKVAEEMQELTEEHGINSFKMFMAYKDTWQLGDGDLLKAFKSCKELGALAQVHAENGDIIKENCRKLLSMGITGPEGHEMSRPEEVEAEATNRACVLANQVGCPLYVVHVMSKSAADVVSSKRKQGHIVFGEPIAASLGTHGTHYWHKCWRHAAAHVMGPPLRPDPETPKYLMDLLANGDLQTTGTDNCTFSASQKALGKDDFTKIPNGVNGVEDRMSVIWEKGVVSGKMDPCRFVAVTSTNAAKIFNIYPKKGRIAVGSDADIVVWNPHATRIISAKTHHQAVDFNIFEGMEVHGIADYVICHGRVVVEEGEVRAVSGMGKFVPTPSHCPHVYGRVQERERANAPSKVERAPYDGPIAQLNGDGRMSMQEGGIMAVNQETFYTRGPTRSGGVNLHDSSFHVSGAQVNDKSPKRPSVKVNNPPGGKTSGSFW
- the CRMP gene encoding dihydropyrimidinase isoform X6 yields the protein MDASSDEGVVTEEVVVPRRVGRRDAEPWDTLSLDATDESAQNRLLIKGGRVVNDDMMQDADVYIEDGIIKQVGLNLHTPGGTRVVEAKGHLVIPGGIDTHTHMQLPFMGTFAVDDFYTGTRAALAGGTTMIMDFALPQRGESLVESYHRWRTWADSKVCCDYALHVGVTWWSDKVAEEMQELTEEHGINSFKMFMAYKDTWQLGDGDLLKAFKSCKELGALAQVHAENGDIIKENCRKLLSMGITGPEGHEMSRPEEVEAEATNRACVLANQVVCPLYICNVMSKSAAAAVGENLRRGTLVWGETILAALGTDGSHYYNPCWQHAAGHVMSPPLRNDPSTPNVLMELLNAGDLQTTGTDNCTFSASQKALGKDDFTKIPNGVNGVEDRMSVIWEKGVVSGKMDPCRFVAVTSTNAAKIFNIYPKKGRIAVGSDADIVVWNPHATRIISAKTHHQAVDFNIFEGMEVHGIADYVICHGRVVVEEGEVRAVSGMGKFVPTPSHCPHVYGRVQERERANAPSKVERAPYDGPIAQLNGDGRMSMQEGGIMAVNQETFYTRGPTRSGGVNLHDSSFHVSGAQVNDKSPKRPSVKVNNPPGGKTSGSFW
- the CRMP gene encoding dihydropyrimidinase isoform X5; translation: MADALEVACCLVSSALTSASSLVEGESCQDGGGREEPPRSAQNRLLIKGGRVVNDDMMQDADVYIEDGIIKQVGLNLHTPGGTRVVEAKGHLVIPGGIDTHTHMQLPFMGTFAVDDFYTGTRAALAGGTTMIMDFALPQRGESLVESYHRWRTWADSKVCCDYALHVGVTWWSDKVAEEMQELTEEHGINSFKMFMAYKDTWQLGDGDLLKAFKSCKELGALAQVHAENGDIIKENCRKLLSMGITGPEGHEMSRPEEVEAEATNRACVLANQVVCPLYICNVMSKSAAAAVGENLRRGTLVWGETILAALGTDGSHYYNPCWQHAAGHVMSPPLRNDPSTPNVLMELLNAGDLQTTGTDNCTFSASQKALGKDDFTKIPNGVNGVEDRMSVIWEKGVVSGKMDPCRFVAVTSTNAAKIFNIYPKKGRIAVGSDADIVVWNPHATRIISAKTHHQAVDFNIFEGMEVHGIADYVICHGRVVVEEGEVRAVSGMGKFVPTPSHCPHVYGRVQERERANAPSKVERAPYDGPIAQLNGDGRMSMQEGGIMAVNQETFYTRGPTRSGGVNLHDSSFHVSGAQVNDKSPKRPSVKVNNPPGGKTSGSFW
- the CRMP gene encoding dihydropyrimidinase isoform X7, which translates into the protein MNGNHVKKIPIHLQSAQNRLLIKGGRVVNDDMMQDADVYIEDGIIKQVGLNLHTPGGTRVVEAKGHLVIPGGIDTHTHMQLPFMGTFAVDDFYTGTRAALAGGTTMIMDFALPQRGESLVESYHRWRTWADSKVCCDYALHVGVTWWSDKVAEEMQELTEEHGINSFKMFMAYKDTWQLGDGDLLKAFKSCKELGALAQVHAENGDIIKENCRKLLSMGITGPEGHEMSRPEEVEAEATNRACVLANQVVCPLYICNVMSKSAAAAVGENLRRGTLVWGETILAALGTDGSHYYNPCWQHAAGHVMSPPLRNDPSTPNVLMELLNAGDLQTTGTDNCTFSASQKALGKDDFTKIPNGVNGVEDRMSVIWEKGVVSGKMDPCRFVAVTSTNAAKIFNIYPKKGRIAVGSDADIVVWNPHATRIISAKTHHQAVDFNIFEGMEVHGIADYVICHGRVVVEEGEVRAVSGMGKFVPTPSHCPHVYGRVQERERANAPSKVERAPYDGPIAQLNGDGRMSMQEGGIMAVNQETFYTRGPTRSGGVNLHDSSFHVSGAQVNDKSPKRPSVKVNNPPGGKTSGSFW
- the CRMP gene encoding dihydropyrimidinase isoform X9, whose translation is MADSAQNRLLIKGGRVVNDDMMQDADVYIEDGIIKQVGLNLHTPGGTRVVEAKGHLVIPGGIDTHTHMQLPFMGTFAVDDFYTGTRAALAGGTTMIMDFALPQRGESLVESYHRWRTWADSKVCCDYALHVGVTWWSDKVAEEMQELTEEHGINSFKMFMAYKDTWQLGDGDLLKAFKSCKELGALAQVHAENGDIIKENCRKLLSMGITGPEGHEMSRPEEVEAEATNRACVLANQVVCPLYICNVMSKSAAAAVGENLRRGTLVWGETILAALGTDGSHYYNPCWQHAAGHVMSPPLRNDPSTPNVLMELLNAGDLQTTGTDNCTFSASQKALGKDDFTKIPNGVNGVEDRMSVIWEKGVVSGKMDPCRFVAVTSTNAAKIFNIYPKKGRIAVGSDADIVVWNPHATRIISAKTHHQAVDFNIFEGMEVHGIADYVICHGRVVVEEGEVRAVSGMGKFVPTPSHCPHVYGRVQERERANAPSKVERAPYDGPIAQLNGDGRMSMQEGGIMAVNQETFYTRGPTRSGGVNLHDSSFHVSGAQVNDKSPKRPSVKVNNPPGGKTSGSFW
- the CRMP gene encoding dihydropyrimidinase isoform X8; this translates as MNGNHVKKIPIHLQSAQNRLLIKGGRVVNDDMMQDADVYIEDGIIKQVGLNLHTPGGTRVVEAKGHLVIPGGIDTHTHMQLPFMGTFAVDDFYTGTRAALAGGTTMIMDFALPQRGESLVESYHRWRTWADSKVCCDYALHVGVTWWSDKVAEEMQELTEEHGINSFKMFMAYKDTWQLGDGDLLKAFKSCKELGALAQVHAENGDIIKENCRKLLSMGITGPEGHEMSRPEEVEAEATNRACVLANQVGCPLYVVHVMSKSAADVVSSKRKQGHIVFGEPIAASLGTHGTHYWHKCWRHAAAHVMGPPLRPDPETPKYLMDLLANGDLQTTGTDNCTFSASQKALGKDDFTKIPNGVNGVEDRMSVIWEKGVVSGKMDPCRFVAVTSTNAAKIFNIYPKKGRIAVGSDADIVVWNPHATRIISAKTHHQAVDFNIFEGMEVHGIADYVICHGRVVVEEGEVRAVSGMGKFVPTPSHCPHVYGRVQERERANAPSKVERAPYDGPIAQLNGDGRMSMQEGGIMAVNQETFYTRGPTRSGGVNLHDSSFHVSGAQVNDKSPKRPSVKVNNPPGGKTSGSFW